From the genome of Triticum aestivum cultivar Chinese Spring chromosome 3B, IWGSC CS RefSeq v2.1, whole genome shotgun sequence, one region includes:
- the LOC123064831 gene encoding premnaspirodiene oxygenase: protein MDEVYVQALVLAAVAVALLQLLKAALNPMTERPPPGPWKLPVIGSMHHLVNVLPHRKLRDLADAHGPLMMLQLGQTPLVVASSKETARLVLKTHDSNFATRPKLLAGQIVGYEWADILFSPSDDYWRKLRHLCTAEILSPKRVRSFRHIREDEVRMRVDQIRQAGPSAPVNLSVMFHNVTNSIVARAAFGKKRKNAAEFQAAIKSGVGLASGFNIPDLFPTWTTVLAKLTGMKRSLQDIHKTVDAILQEIIDERKAARVEKIKAGAENMDENLVDVLISLQEKGGFGFHLDNSRMKAIILDMFGGGTGTSASAMEWGMSELMRNPRVMKKLQGQIREAFKGKAVVTEADLQESNLQYLKMVIKEALRLHPPAPLLVPRESIDQCELEGYTVPAKSRVIINAWAIGRDPKYWEAAEEFLPERFEDSTVDFTGSSYEFLPFGAGRRMCPGFNYGLASMELALVGLLYHFDWSLPEGVAEVDMEEAPGLGVRRLTPLMLLATPFVPAAMA, encoded by the exons ATGGACGAGGTTTACGTCCAGGCGCTGgtgctggcggcggtggcggtggcgctccTGCAGCTGCTGAAAGCGGCCCTGAACCCGATGACGGAGAGGCCGCCGCCAGGGCCATGGAAGCTGCCGGTGATCGGCAGCATGCACCACCTGGTGAATGTTCTACCGCACCGCAAGCTGCGGGACCTGGCCGACGCGCACGGCCCGCTGATGATGCTGCAGCTTGGGCAGACGCCGCTGGTCGTGGCTTCGTCCAAGGAGACGGCGCGGCTGGTGCTCAAGACTCACGACAGCAACTTCGCCACGCGGCCCAAGCTCCTCGCCGGCCAGATCGTCGGCTACGAGTGGGCCGACATCCTCTTCTCCCCATCTGACGACTACTGGCGCAAGCTCCGCCATCTCTGCACCGCCGAGATTCTCAGCCCCAAGCGTGTGCGCTCCTTCCGCCACATAAGGGAGGACGAG GTGAGGATGCGGGTTGACCAGATCCGTCAGGCGGGGCCGTCGGCGCCGGTGAACCTGAGCGTGATGTTTCACAATGTGACCAACAGCATCGTTGCGCGGGCGGCGTTCGGGAAGAAACGGAAGAACGCGGCGGAGTTCCAGGCGGCCATCAAGTCCGGTGTGGGCCTGGCGAGCGGTTTCAACATCCCCGACCTCTTCCCGACGTGGACCACTGTGCTGGCCAAGCTCACCGGCATGAAGCGCAGCCTCCAGGACATCCACAAGACGGTAGACGCCATCCTGCAGGAGATCATCGACGAGAGGAAGGCCGCCCGCGTCGAGAAGATCAAGGCCGGCGCCGAGAACATGGACGAGAACCTCGTGGACGTGCTCATCAGCTTGCAGGAGAAAGGTGGCTTCGGGTTCCACCTGGACAACAGCAGGATGAAGGCCATCATCCTGGACATGTTCGGGGGCGGGACGGGAACATCAGCCTCGGCGATGGAGTGGGGGATGTCGGAGCTGATGCGGAACCCGCGGGTGATGAAGAAGCTGCAGGGCCAAATCCGGGAGGCGTTCAAGGGAAAGGCGGTGGTGACTGAGGCCGACCTGCAGGAGAGCAACCTGCAGTACCTGAAGATGGTGATCAAGGAGGCGCTCCGGCTGCACCCGCcggcgccgctgctggtgccccgggAGAGCATCGACCAATGCGAGCTGGAAGGGTACACGGTGCCGGCCAAGTCGCGCGTGATCATCAACGCGTGGGCCATCGGGCGCGACCCCAAGTACTGGGAAGCAGCCGAGGAGTTCTTGCCGGAGCGGTTCGAGGACAGCACGGTGGACTTCACCGGCAGCAGCTACGAGTTCCTCCCGTTCGGCGCCGGCCGCAGGATGTGCCCCGGCTTCAACTACGGGCTGGCCAGCATGGAGCTCGCCCTCGTCGGTCTCCTCTACCACTTCGACTGGTCGCTGCCCGAGGGCGTGGCCGAGGTCGACATGGAGGAGGCCCCGGGCCTCGGCGTGCGCCGCCTCACGCCGCTGATGCTCCTCGCCACACCCTTCGTCCCGGCCGCGATGGCGTAG